From Halostella salina, one genomic window encodes:
- a CDS encoding helix-turn-helix domain-containing protein: MGRFAATLSVIRGRYRGFWRGCPSLNVQLNEIGQFRSARVNPVSKLSDRQWEALETALELGYYDQPRQVPTMISLDGSAVRLTRRVDTCKKPRRNSFVLSWGCRSDHLTTVYLRW, encoded by the coding sequence ATGGGAAGATTCGCGGCCACGTTGTCGGTGATTCGGGGGCGTTACAGGGGGTTCTGGAGGGGTTGCCCGAGCCTGAACGTGCAACTCAACGAGATCGGACAGTTCCGCAGTGCCCGTGTGAACCCCGTGTCAAAGCTCAGCGACCGACAGTGGGAAGCACTTGAAACTGCGCTCGAACTGGGCTACTACGACCAGCCCCGGCAGGTACCCACGATGATATCGCTGGACGGCTCGGCTGTGCGTCTAACACGGCGAGTGGACACCTGCAAAAAGCCGAGGCGAAACTCGTTCGTGCTGTCATGGGGCTGTCGGAGCGACCATCTGACGACAGTTTACCTTCGCTGGTGA
- a CDS encoding PAS domain S-box protein has translation MSPGRGESLRFLVADGEASFATSVADSLEAAHEAVTAEAISSEREVIEQGARISADAIIVGDTLQTPVETIARLTNGSDRPVVLLTDSTSREPIPAAIEAGVTDVLPRVAAESQYELLIEQLSSEQGSNGDSPGANEDANGSRSAAERAYRSVFENVSDGLVVHDPETGEIVDVNERFCEMNGYERAELIGKDIGIVTAPAEEYSYEAAYERIEAARTEGPQLFEWRNQRRTGETFPVEVHLSVVRLQGEQRVLASVRDISERKRREQRLKVFNRILRHNLRNRVDVIKSHAAELADRTDGHDATRISTAADRLAAIAERARKTDQFMSRERNETTVNLSERIGTILDSIGNSDRHVTITRDLPKRSTLVTDGEVIDVVLENALDNAIQYAESSVEVTVESVPDGYEISITDDGPGIPSEELSPLDARTETDLQHGRGLGLWQLKWGVQKLNGRLSFDVSRGTIVQITIPDLRADGRHQ, from the coding sequence ATGTCACCCGGGCGTGGCGAATCACTACGGTTTCTCGTCGCTGATGGCGAGGCGTCCTTTGCCACGTCGGTTGCTGATTCTCTCGAAGCCGCCCATGAGGCAGTCACTGCTGAGGCAATTTCTTCGGAACGCGAGGTCATCGAGCAGGGAGCGAGGATCAGTGCTGACGCAATCATCGTGGGAGACACACTCCAAACGCCAGTAGAGACGATTGCACGGCTCACGAATGGGTCTGACCGTCCAGTCGTGCTGTTAACCGACAGTACGTCAAGAGAGCCGATCCCGGCGGCTATCGAAGCCGGTGTCACGGATGTCCTCCCACGGGTAGCCGCAGAGAGCCAGTATGAACTACTCATCGAGCAACTCAGCAGCGAACAGGGGTCCAACGGTGACTCACCGGGGGCGAACGAGGATGCTAACGGCTCCAGAAGCGCCGCGGAACGCGCGTACCGGTCGGTGTTCGAGAACGTCAGCGACGGTCTCGTCGTCCACGACCCTGAGACCGGTGAGATCGTCGATGTCAACGAGCGGTTCTGCGAAATGAACGGGTATGAACGAGCGGAACTAATTGGCAAGGATATCGGAATCGTGACCGCGCCCGCCGAGGAGTATAGCTACGAGGCCGCCTACGAGAGGATCGAGGCTGCCCGAACGGAGGGCCCACAACTGTTCGAGTGGCGTAACCAGCGTCGAACCGGCGAGACATTCCCCGTCGAAGTGCATCTCTCCGTCGTTCGACTCCAAGGCGAGCAACGCGTCTTAGCGAGCGTGCGAGATATCTCCGAGCGCAAGCGCCGTGAACAACGCTTGAAGGTGTTCAACCGCATCCTGCGACATAATCTACGCAACCGGGTTGACGTGATCAAAAGCCATGCAGCGGAGTTAGCAGATCGCACCGACGGTCACGACGCAACCCGAATTAGCACCGCAGCCGATAGGCTTGCGGCAATTGCCGAGCGGGCACGTAAGACTGACCAGTTCATGTCCCGAGAGCGCAACGAAACGACGGTCAATCTTTCAGAGCGTATCGGGACGATCCTTGACTCGATTGGAAACTCGGATCGGCACGTGACTATCACACGTGATCTGCCGAAACGATCCACACTCGTGACTGACGGTGAAGTGATTGACGTGGTCTTGGAGAATGCTCTAGACAACGCTATCCAGTACGCCGAATCGTCGGTCGAAGTAACCGTTGAGTCGGTTCCCGATGGATACGAAATCAGTATTACTGACGACGGCCCTGGGATCCCATCCGAGGAGCTAAGTCCACTCGACGCGCGGACTGAAACGGATCTTCAGCACGGGCGTGGGTTGGGTCTCTGGCAACTCAAGTGGGGTGTGCAGAAACTCAACGGGCGTCTCTCATTTGACGTCAGCCGGGGAACGATAGTCCAGATCACCATTCCAGACCTTCGAGCGGATGGAAGACACCAGTAG
- the fer gene encoding ferredoxin Fer — MPTVEYLNYEVLDDQGWDMDDDDLFEKAADAGLGDEDYGTLDVNEGEYILEAAEAQGYDWPFSCRAGACANCAAIVKEGDIDMDMQQILSDEEVEEKNVRLTCIGSPDADEVKIVYNAKHLDYLQNRVI; from the coding sequence ATGCCCACGGTAGAATACCTCAACTACGAAGTGCTAGACGACCAGGGCTGGGACATGGACGACGACGACCTCTTCGAGAAAGCGGCCGACGCGGGCCTCGGCGACGAGGACTACGGCACGCTCGACGTCAACGAGGGCGAGTACATCCTCGAGGCCGCGGAGGCCCAGGGGTACGACTGGCCGTTCTCGTGTCGCGCCGGTGCGTGTGCGAACTGCGCGGCCATCGTCAAGGAGGGCGACATCGACATGGACATGCAGCAGATCCTCTCCGACGAGGAGGTCGAGGAGAAGAACGTTCGCCTGACCTGCATCGGCTCCCCCGACGCCGACGAGGTCAAGATCGTCTACAACGCGAAGCACCTCGACTACCTGCAGAACCGCGTCATATAG
- a CDS encoding inorganic phosphate transporter, translating to MSEILLAVGIAVAAFVGFNIGGSSTGVAFGPAVGSGVVSKLAAGGLMAVFALLGGWTVGRNVVETMGGQIVPSGLFSLEVSITVLFFIGFALFLSNVVGVPASTSMTAVGAIAGLGVATGQLNAAVMLEIVSWWIVAPVIAFWVSGVIGRYFYPALVRRFEVTQTEGRLLALDRSGAIPRPGLGPNTTPREFVGTALVIVIGCYMAFSAGASNVANAVAPLVGNGSISMNAGILLAAGAIGLGAVTIARRTLDTMGNDLTELPLLAALVVEVVSATLITVLSVLGIPASFVVVATMSILGLGWGRATRTATVADTVRGEGPERISVGALAAEADEGAATVGDPTPDPDETEPRDVPPIGDEEADDIPRASDLFEPATTARVIALQNLVPAIATIAAFLVFQFVPGIVG from the coding sequence GTGTCCGAGATACTTCTCGCGGTCGGGATCGCCGTCGCCGCCTTCGTCGGGTTCAACATCGGGGGGTCCTCCACCGGCGTCGCCTTCGGCCCGGCGGTCGGCAGCGGCGTCGTCTCGAAGCTCGCAGCAGGGGGTCTGATGGCCGTATTCGCGCTGCTCGGCGGGTGGACCGTCGGCCGCAACGTCGTCGAGACGATGGGCGGCCAGATCGTCCCGTCGGGGCTGTTCTCGCTGGAGGTGAGCATCACGGTCCTTTTCTTCATCGGCTTCGCGCTGTTCCTCTCGAACGTCGTCGGGGTCCCGGCGTCGACGTCGATGACCGCGGTGGGGGCGATCGCCGGGCTCGGCGTCGCCACCGGGCAGTTGAACGCCGCCGTGATGCTGGAGATCGTGTCGTGGTGGATCGTCGCCCCGGTGATCGCCTTCTGGGTGAGCGGCGTCATCGGGCGGTACTTCTACCCCGCGCTCGTCCGGCGCTTCGAGGTCACCCAGACCGAGGGCCGCCTGCTCGCGCTCGACCGCTCGGGCGCGATCCCGCGTCCCGGACTGGGACCGAACACGACGCCCCGCGAGTTCGTCGGGACGGCTCTGGTGATCGTGATCGGCTGTTACATGGCGTTCTCCGCCGGGGCGTCGAACGTCGCCAACGCCGTCGCGCCGCTGGTCGGCAACGGCTCGATATCGATGAACGCCGGCATCCTGCTGGCGGCCGGCGCGATCGGCCTCGGCGCGGTGACGATCGCCCGCCGGACGCTCGACACGATGGGCAACGACCTCACCGAACTCCCCCTGCTCGCGGCGCTGGTCGTCGAGGTGGTGAGCGCGACGCTCATCACCGTCCTCTCGGTGCTCGGCATCCCGGCGAGTTTCGTCGTCGTGGCGACGATGAGCATCCTCGGGCTTGGCTGGGGGCGGGCGACACGCACCGCCACCGTGGCCGACACGGTTCGCGGCGAGGGGCCGGAGCGCATCTCCGTCGGCGCGCTCGCCGCGGAGGCCGACGAGGGCGCGGCGACGGTCGGCGACCCGACCCCGGATCCCGATGAGACCGAACCGAGGGACGTGCCGCCGATCGGCGACGAGGAGGCCGACGACATCCCCCGGGCCTCCGACCTGTTCGAACCGGCGACGACGGCGCGGGTGATCGCGCTCCAGAACCTCGTGCCCGCCATCGCGACGATCGCCGCCTTCCTCGTGTTCCAGTTCGTGCCCGGGATCGTCGGGTGA
- the hisA gene encoding 1-(5-phosphoribosyl)-5-[(5-phosphoribosylamino)methylideneamino]imidazole-4-carboxamide isomerase, producing the protein MTPFPEFEVVPAVDVQDGEVVQLVQGERGTEKRYGDPVESAERWVDDGAATLHLVDLDGAFEGERANADAIGRVIDAVDVDVQLGGGIRTADDARALLDRGVDRVILGTAAVENPDIVGEISDTHPGSVMVSLDAKEGEVVVSGWTEGTGLDPAAAAERYEELGAGAILFTDVDVEGQLDGVNTDPVERIAEAVEIPVVASGGVATLSDVRALRDAGAAAVVVGSALYEGRFSLREAARAVE; encoded by the coding sequence ATGACACCGTTCCCCGAGTTCGAAGTCGTCCCCGCCGTCGACGTACAGGACGGCGAGGTCGTCCAGCTCGTGCAGGGCGAGCGCGGCACCGAGAAGCGGTACGGCGACCCCGTCGAGTCGGCCGAGCGCTGGGTCGACGACGGCGCGGCGACGCTCCACCTGGTGGACCTGGACGGCGCGTTCGAGGGCGAGCGCGCGAACGCCGACGCCATCGGCCGCGTCATCGATGCGGTCGACGTCGACGTGCAACTCGGCGGCGGGATCCGGACCGCCGACGACGCCCGGGCGCTGCTGGACCGCGGCGTCGACCGCGTCATCCTCGGCACCGCGGCCGTCGAGAACCCCGACATCGTCGGCGAGATAAGCGACACACACCCCGGCTCCGTGATGGTCAGCCTCGACGCGAAGGAGGGGGAGGTCGTCGTCTCGGGCTGGACCGAGGGGACCGGACTCGACCCCGCCGCGGCGGCCGAGCGGTACGAGGAGCTGGGTGCCGGCGCGATCCTGTTTACCGATGTGGACGTGGAAGGGCAACTGGACGGCGTCAACACCGACCCCGTCGAGCGGATCGCCGAGGCTGTCGAGATCCCCGTCGTCGCCAGCGGCGGCGTGGCGACGCTCTCCGACGTACGCGCCTTGCGCGACGCCGGCGCGGCCGCCGTCGTGGTCGGGAGCGCGCTGTACGAGGGCCGGTTCAGCCTGCGCGAGGCGGCGCGGGCGGTCGAGTAG
- a CDS encoding transcription initiation factor IIB family protein encodes MATAPTEATVPAADRSRDGTTLRGEYAVNRLASALSLPTETRDDAHRLLHGAFEADACPDRNPETVGAAATYAAVRLAELPRTKAEVVEASDLPHHLVSRAYDELVRAFGLCLSATGPERFVGRVVDACDLPAAVEGRARDRLAAVDPHDSDDPLGIAAAAVVAASDATPATVTAELPVSTLAVRSWYAPRFDGE; translated from the coding sequence ATGGCGACGGCCCCGACGGAGGCGACGGTTCCGGCCGCCGACCGGTCGCGCGACGGCACCACGCTCCGCGGCGAGTACGCCGTCAACCGGCTCGCCAGCGCGCTGTCGCTCCCGACCGAGACTCGCGACGACGCGCACCGGCTCCTCCACGGCGCGTTCGAGGCCGACGCCTGTCCGGACCGGAACCCGGAAACCGTCGGCGCGGCGGCGACCTACGCCGCCGTCAGGCTCGCCGAACTCCCGCGGACGAAGGCGGAGGTCGTCGAGGCGAGCGACCTGCCCCACCACCTCGTGAGCCGCGCCTACGACGAACTCGTGCGCGCGTTCGGGCTCTGCCTCTCCGCGACCGGCCCGGAGCGGTTCGTCGGCCGCGTGGTCGACGCGTGCGACCTGCCGGCGGCGGTCGAGGGGCGCGCCCGCGACCGACTCGCCGCGGTCGACCCACACGACTCGGACGACCCGCTCGGGATCGCCGCCGCGGCGGTCGTCGCCGCGAGCGACGCGACGCCCGCGACCGTGACGGCGGAACTCCCCGTCTCGACGCTCGCCGTGCGCTCGTGGTACGCGCCGCGGTTCGACGGGGAGTAG